The genome window CGGTCCGATAGTGCCAGTCAGCTTACCGTCATCCATCTTGTGGCAGGCCAGACAGTTTCCGTCTTTGCGACTGAACGCCAGCTCCTTGCCCCGATCAATCTCAGCCTGTGTCGGCCCTGCAAAGACCGACGGTGTGGCGCTCAGTGCGAGCGTGGTTAAACACACGGAAATTAACCCTTTACGCATCACTCAATCCTCCTCGGCACGTTTCAAGTGGCCCCGCCTCTTCAGTTATT of Marinobacter sediminum contains these proteins:
- the soxX gene encoding sulfur oxidation c-type cytochrome SoxX, whose translation is MRKGLISVCLTTLALSATPSVFAGPTQAEIDRGKELAFSRKDGNCLACHKMDDGKLTGTIGPALADMETRFPDREMLFQRIWDETKFNPVTVMPPFGRHTILSKEEINRIIDYLYTL